The following is a genomic window from Acidimicrobiales bacterium.
TCCACCGGTTCCACCACGAGGTGCTCCCCGAGCGGATCGCCGCCGGGAACGGGGCGCTGGCCCACCACTACCTGGCCGACCGGGGGACGCTTGGGATCCGTACCCCAGCCGGCTCGTGGACCTTCGTGCCCCGCCGCGGGTCGGTCGACCTGGTGAAAGGCGAGGAAGGCGCCGACTCGGTGGTCGAGGTTGATCTGGACGCCTGGCTGGGGCTCGTCTCCGACCTGGACACGGCACCCGGCCTCTTCTACACAGACCGGGCCACCGTCCCGGTGGGTAACCCGATGCGGTTCATGGGCTGGGAGCCGGGACTACGAGCCCTGTTCCACGGGATCCCGGTATTCGACCCGGACACTACGGACCTCCGTGGCCTCGACGGGGCGCCGCTAGACCCGAACCAGGCTTTCACCCTCGACGACATCGGAAACGAGGCGGCCCGACACTTCCTGAGAACAGCTGGCTACCTGTGGGTCCGCGGTGCCTTCGACGCCGATGAGGTGGCCGGGATGCTGGCCAATACCGCGGTGCTGGCCGACGAGGCTCGGCCGGGCGACATGACCTCCTGGTGGGGACGGGACTCCGGGGGGGCCGAGGTGCTGACTCGTGTGCTGCGAGCCGCCAGCCGCCCGGGCCTGCGCGCTCTGGCCGACGACCCGCGGATCCGTCGCATCGTCGAGGCCTCTGACGAGGACTTGGCGCCGAAAGTCCCCGACGACCCGGAGGCCGTGGACCGGGTGACGGTCCTGTGGAAGCGCCCCGACATGGCCGAGGGCCTCGCCGACCTGCCGTGGCATCGCGACTGCGGCATGGGCGGCCACGCCATCAACTGCCCGTCGGCCGTGCTCACCATCTGCCTGACCGACGGTTCCCCGGAAGCCGGACAACTGCGTTTCCTCCCCGGCTCACACCGGGGTGCCTTCCCGTTCGTAGACGGGACGGACGTCGAGGCTCCCGGGGGGATAGGTCTGCCCATCGAAGCCGGCGACGTGACGATGCACTACTCGGACCTGATGCACGCGTCGCTGCCCCCCACCTCGTCTGACGGGCCCTACCGGATCTCGGTCCTGATCGGCTTCAGCCCATCGGATGCCGGACACCACCGGGGAGAGCGGCACTACAACGACGCCCTACTTATCAACAAGGACGGCCAGATCGACCACCTCGGCCAGCGCCTGGCCGACGGAGGCTGATCGAGGACCAAGAGGCCTATCGGGACGAAACCCCGGAGGTAAGCCTCGAGGGCTGCCGCAAGCACTGGGGCAGATGCCCGCGCGCCGCACAGGTACCACTACCTGCACGTCGACGGGCACGGCCCGAACGGGGTCCCGACCACGTCACGACCGGGCGACGACCCCTACCTTGGTGAGGTGTTCGACCTCACAGGGCGTACGGCGCTCGTCACCGGTGCCGGCCAGAACATCGGCACCGGGATAGCCCGGTCCTTAGCCGACGCCGGAGCCCGGGTGCTGGTCAACGACGTGGTCCCAGACCGGGCCGACGAGGTGGCAGCCTCCCTCGGCGGTGATGCCAAACCGGTGCCGTTCGATGTGACCGACCGGGAGGCCGTGGCCGCCGCCATCGATGCCGCCGGACCAGTCGACGTGCTGGTAAACAACGCCGGCAACGGCGGCACCGAAGCCATGCTGCCTGGACGGTTCGTGGACACCGTCCCGGACCAATGGCAGGGTCCGCTGGACGTGAACCTCCACGGTGTCCTCCACTGTTGCCACGCCGTACTGCCCGGCATGGTGGACCGGGGACACGGGCGGATCATCACCATCTCCTCGGCGGCCGGAACCCACGGGGTGGGCCTGGGCTTCGCCCCCTACTCGGTGGGAAAGGGCGGCTCGCTGAGCCTGATGCGCAGCCTGGCCCTCGAACACGGCCGGGACGGGATCACAGCTAACTCGGTGGCCCTCGGCATCATGGACTCGGTACGGGCCGAGACGGCCAGGGCGCTTGCCGGAACTGTCCCCGTGGGACGCCTCGGCTCACCGGACGACGTCGGACCACTGTGCGCCTACCTGGCCTCGGACGAGGCGGCGTGGATCACCGGCCAGACGATCGGCCTGAACGGTGGTTCCTTCACCTCGTAGGCGTAACCGGACCGCTCACCAGGGTCCCCGACCGGCGCCGGGATGGGGCAGAGCACGACAAGAGGGTGTCTCCCGCTACTACGGCAACCCCAGCAGGCGACCGAGGCGCGGTCGATTCAGCGCCAGCGTGGCAAAGCGCGGGTGGATCCAGATGATGCCAACCAGCCCGACCGCGGCCATGAGTCCCCCGCCGACCACGTCGAGTGGCCAGTGCTCCAGCCGGCTAACTCGCGACCACAAGGTCAACCCGATCAGCAACTGCATCGATCCGACGATCCATTTCGAGGCCCGGGGCGTTGAATGATGTCGGGCCAACACGGCGACCGTGCCCAGGACGAGCACCACGAAAACGGCGTGACCGCTCGGGTAGCCACCGTTGCCGAACGAGTAGTCGCTCCACCCGACTGTCGTCGTCGGTCGTGGGCGATGGACGAGGTCGCCGACCCGAGTGAGGCCGGTGCATGCCCCGGCCATGCCCAGGAGGACGGCCGGATAACGACCCCAACGCCACCACACCACTGAGACGATCACCACGAACACCAGGGGTGCCGCGATGTCGGTGAGGGCCGGATCGATGAGGTCGGCAAATAGGTCGACGACCGATGGGGTGTTGTCCCTCATCCATTGCGTGGTACCTACTTCTCCGTATAGCGGACCGTCACGGCGCACGGCCAGCGTCAACGCGATTGACGCCATCACGAGGACGCCCCCCAGGGCCAGGTGGGAACGCGACCCACGGCTGGTCGACACAGTCCTACCGCCTGCCTGGTCGAACGATCGTCGACCAGGGGATCACCACCGGGATCGTGCTCCCTGGCACGGGTTGGGCCACCTCGCGATTGTGTCAGAGGCTGCAGCGTTACCCTCAGACTTCCGGGTCGCTAGCTCATCGGGTAGAGCAGGGGACTTTTAATCCCAAGGTGCCGGGTTCGAGCCCCGGGCGACCCACAACCTGCTGGCCGTAGCCCCCTACTCGCCGATGTCCTCGTTCCACAGGTCTGGGTGTTCGGCGATGAAGGTGGCCATGAGCTCCACGCACACGGTGTCGTCTAAGACTTCGACGACGACACCGTGGTCCTTGAGGAGGTCCTCAGGGCCCTGGAACGTGCGGTTCTCTCCGACCACCACCCTCGGTATGCCGTAGAGCAGCACGGCACCCGTGCACATGGAGCACGGCGAAAGCGTCGAGTAGAGCACCGATTGTCGGTAGTCGGCTGCCGTTAGTCGCCCTGCGTCTTCCAGCGCCGCCATCTCGGCATGGAGCACCACCGACCCCCGCTGTACCCGCTGGTTGTGGCCACGCCCGACGACCTCCCCGTCGATCACCAGGACTGAACCGATGGGCACACCGCCTTCTGCCAACCCAAGGTGCGCCTCGTCGATGGCCGCCTGGAAGAAGGAATCAGTCACGCCGACAGCCTGTCAGCCTTCTTGTGCGACGAGGGCGCACGGATCCACCCCGCGCATGGCCAGGACCCGTTCCACCGCCTCATCTAACCAGCGCTGGTCCAGCGATCCATCTTCCAACGCCCCGACCAGACTCCAGGCCACCGGAACCACGTTCTCGTGCGGTCCCACCATCAGGAGGTCGGCGCCGGCGATGAGCGCCAAACGGGCAGCCGACGGCACGTCGACCAACTGGGCTACCGCTCCCATGGACAGGTCGTCGGTGACCACGACACCGTCGAACCCCATCTCGTCGCGCAAGATGCCGGTCACCGCAGTGGCCGACAGCGAGGCCGGAACTCCATCGGTCAGCCCTGGCACCGCTAGGTGTCCCACCATGACCGCCGATCCCTCTGGCACCAGACCGAACGGGAGGAGGTCCACCATGCGCAACTCTTCGAGGCCTGGCGTGGTGGCCAACTCGGTGTGGCTGTCAGCATTGGCCCGTCCGTGTCCCGGGAAGTGCTTGGCAACCGGCACCAGGCCTCCCTCCAACACCCCCTCGGCGAACGCCACGCCGTGGGTCGTCACCACCACCGGGTCATCGGAAAACGAGCGGGTCCCAATGCCCGGACCGGAACCCACGTCCACGACGGGTGCAAGGTTGACCGTCACCCCCAAGGCAGCCAATGCTGCGGCCCGCTCCCGTGCCAGGTTGCGAACCTCGTCAGCCGACCACGATCCCATCTCGGCTGCTGACGGCAGCGCTCCCAGCAGGACGCCGAACCGCTGCACGGTGCCGCCCTCCTCGTCTACCGCAATCACCACCGGACCCGTCACCGACGCCTCCTGTACGGCGGCCACCGCCGCAGGGAAGCCTTCGTTCGGGGACCCCACGACCACCGCTCCAGCCGCTAGGCCCCGTCCGGCCAGATCGGCAACGACTGCCAGGCCTCCTTGGTCAACGACCGGCAGGAGCACCTGGCCGATCCGGAGCCCCAGCGGAAGGTCGGCTACGCACTCGATGGCCGCCGGACCCGGAGCCAGAGTTGTGGTCGTCGTTGTCGTCGTCGTCGTAGTCGTAGTCGTAGTCGTCGTACTGGTAGTTGAGGTCGTGGACGACGTCGTGGTGCTGTTCAACGGGACCGTTGAGCCGGTCGGAGCCGTGCTGGTGGCCACCACGACGGTCGTTACCGGTACCGCCTCGTCGGCCGATCCACAGGCCCCAGCGGCGAACGCCAGGACCCCGACGACGAACGGAGCCCGCATCCGGCAAGTGCACCACACCGAGGCGCCCGACGCGCCGCGACCCCGCCCCGACCACCGGGCCGACCCCGCATAACCTGCGATCGTGCGGACGCTCCTCGTCGGGCTGCTGGCCCTAGCCACCGTGGCCGTCGTCCTCTTCTACGGCCTAAGCGACGGACCCCAAACGGAACCGACGCTCCTCCCCGCCCCGTCCACGACCATCAGCCCGAGCATCGACCCGACCGATCCCCCGGCGCCGACCTTGGTCGCCGTGACCACCTCCCGCCCCGCGGTGGCCGCCACCACCCAACCACCGGAAACTCTCGGAACCCTCGCTCCCATCGAGGGCCTTGGTACCCCCACCATCGATACGTCCTCGTCGGTCAGCACGGTTGGTATCGACCACATCATGTTCGGCATGACCGTCCACGATGCCCAGGTAGCAGCCGGTAGCCAGTTCACCCCGGTGACGCCTATCGGCCACTGCTACCTCGTCGTCCCCGATGACGCTCCGCCCGGTATCACCTTCTGGGTGGTGGCCGGAACCGTCGAACGGGTCGACGTGGACACCCGCACCATCACCACCCGATCGGGGGCCGGGATCGGCGACACCGAGGACCGCATCCGCGAGATGTTCGGCGAACGCATCCACACCACCCTCCTGCCCGACGGGTCGGGGAACCTGTTGGCCTACGTGCCCAAGGACGTGGCCGACGCCACCTACCGGGTGATGTTCCTCAGCAATGGGGTGCAGATCACCCGGCTCTGGGCCGGCCGCTTGCCGTGGGCCGAGGAGTTGGGTGGCTGTCCCTCCTCCTGACCTGGACGGCGACCAGCCTCAGTAGCCCTCGGGCAGATCGTGGATGTACTCGGCGCAGCTCACGAACACCGCTCCGTAACCCACCCGTTCCCCCTGGCCCGACGCCAGGTCTAAGCCACGGGTCCACTCGATGGCCCCGGCGCTGATCGTCCCGTCGTGGACGAACACCTCCAAAGGTCCGTCCAGCGTCGCTTCGTAGAGGACCGACCCTCCGACCGTCACCCCGACGTACGGCTGGCCGAGGAATCCCTGGATGAGCGCCTCCACATGCTGGCCGCTGCCCACCTCCTCGCCCACGCCGATGGCCGCCACGTCGCCGGCCCCCGGTGAATAGCAGGTGAAGGACAGGTCGAACGTCTGGTCCCCCACCTGGACCCACCCGTTGGTCCGGACCTCAGGATCCGGTGCCCTGGTGGTGGTGGTCGTGACGACCGGTTCCGGCTCAACAACCGGAACTTCGTCACCACAGCCCAGAGTCACAACCAGCACAGCCACCAATACGGCAAAGACACGACGGGTGATCACCGGACCTCCCGCTCGTCGGCTAGCAACTCCACAAGCCGATCATCGTGGATCCGGACATCCACCCCAACCGGTACCGGCCCGGTCAGCGACACGGCGGAGCCGTCCTCCACGACCAGTGCCCACTCGACGCGGCGCCGAAACGCCACCGTCCGCGCCGTCACCCAATCGGCGTCTACAGCCTCCAGGGCAGTAGCCAACACCGGCAGCAGCGTCGACCCGACGTCAGGGCGAAAACCGACGTCGGCCCACCGACCGACCTCCTCCCAGGCCCCCGGCCGCTCCGGGGCGGCCAGTCGCAGCCCCGCGCCCCGCAGGCGTCGCACCAAGTCACGACCCCGGACAGGTTCGGCACCCAGCGCCAGCGCCCGGTCCCGAACCGACTCGGGCACGTCGTAGTGGTCCCCCTGAAACGACATCCGGCGTAGCCCCAGCCGATCGGCGAACGCGTGGAGCTCGGCAACGCTCTCGTCACTCACCAGGTGAGCCCAGCGGGCCCCCCGCCATGGCCATACCGCCTCGTCGACCAGCACAGCCATGACACCATGTTGACCGACTGCAACCCGGTCCCGCCAGATCCGGCACCTTCGGCCTGACCTCCTGTCTTCCGGGTCGAGGTGGGAGACTCGGCCCATGGCGCGGGATGACGGACGGGACACCGTCACCCTCGTCCTACCCGCCTCCCTACCGTTCGCCGACCTTCCCCGCGTCGGCCTGGCCTCGCTACTACGGATCCACCGGATCAATCCCGGCGACGTAGGCGACCTGGCTACCTCCGTCCTGGAGGCCACTGCCGAACTGGCGGCGGAAGGTTCCGAAGTCGTAGTCGAGTTCCGGGT
Proteins encoded in this region:
- a CDS encoding phytanoyl-CoA dioxygenase family protein yields the protein MPPETPAVLAADPDSFHRFHHEVLPERIAAGNGALAHHYLADRGTLGIRTPAGSWTFVPRRGSVDLVKGEEGADSVVEVDLDAWLGLVSDLDTAPGLFYTDRATVPVGNPMRFMGWEPGLRALFHGIPVFDPDTTDLRGLDGAPLDPNQAFTLDDIGNEAARHFLRTAGYLWVRGAFDADEVAGMLANTAVLADEARPGDMTSWWGRDSGGAEVLTRVLRAASRPGLRALADDPRIRRIVEASDEDLAPKVPDDPEAVDRVTVLWKRPDMAEGLADLPWHRDCGMGGHAINCPSAVLTICLTDGSPEAGQLRFLPGSHRGAFPFVDGTDVEAPGGIGLPIEAGDVTMHYSDLMHASLPPTSSDGPYRISVLIGFSPSDAGHHRGERHYNDALLINKDGQIDHLGQRLADGG
- a CDS encoding SDR family oxidoreductase, whose amino-acid sequence is MFDLTGRTALVTGAGQNIGTGIARSLADAGARVLVNDVVPDRADEVAASLGGDAKPVPFDVTDREAVAAAIDAAGPVDVLVNNAGNGGTEAMLPGRFVDTVPDQWQGPLDVNLHGVLHCCHAVLPGMVDRGHGRIITISSAAGTHGVGLGFAPYSVGKGGSLSLMRSLALEHGRDGITANSVALGIMDSVRAETARALAGTVPVGRLGSPDDVGPLCAYLASDEAAWITGQTIGLNGGSFTS
- a CDS encoding phosphatase PAP2 family protein, with translation MRDNTPSVVDLFADLIDPALTDIAAPLVFVVIVSVVWWRWGRYPAVLLGMAGACTGLTRVGDLVHRPRPTTTVGWSDYSFGNGGYPSGHAVFVVLVLGTVAVLARHHSTPRASKWIVGSMQLLIGLTLWSRVSRLEHWPLDVVGGGLMAAVGLVGIIWIHPRFATLALNRPRLGRLLGLP
- a CDS encoding nucleoside deaminase, giving the protein MTDSFFQAAIDEAHLGLAEGGVPIGSVLVIDGEVVGRGHNQRVQRGSVVLHAEMAALEDAGRLTAADYRQSVLYSTLSPCSMCTGAVLLYGIPRVVVGENRTFQGPEDLLKDHGVVVEVLDDTVCVELMATFIAEHPDLWNEDIGE
- a CDS encoding DUF4031 domain-containing protein — protein: MAVLVDEAVWPWRGARWAHLVSDESVAELHAFADRLGLRRMSFQGDHYDVPESVRDRALALGAEPVRGRDLVRRLRGAGLRLAAPERPGAWEEVGRWADVGFRPDVGSTLLPVLATALEAVDADWVTARTVAFRRRVEWALVVEDGSAVSLTGPVPVGVDVRIHDDRLVELLADEREVR